From Scomber japonicus isolate fScoJap1 chromosome 22, fScoJap1.pri, whole genome shotgun sequence, one genomic window encodes:
- the tex261 gene encoding protein TEX261, translating into MWFIYLLSWLSLVIQISFVTLAIAAGLYYLAELIEEYTVATSRIIKYMIMFSTGVLAGLYVFEGFPMLMVAVGLFTNLVYFGLLQTFPYILLSSPNFILSCVLVVVNHYMAFQYFAQEYYPFSEVLAYFTICLWVIPFAFFVSLSAGENVLPSTMQQGDDVVSNYFTKGKRGKRSGILLIFSFLKEAVLPSRQKMY; encoded by the exons atgtggtttatttatttactcagCTGGTTGTCGTTGGTGATCCAGATATCCTTCGTCACTCTTGCAATAG CTGCTGGCCTGTACTACTTGGCAGAACTAATAGAAGAATACACAGTAGCCACCAGTCGAATAATAAAGTACATGATAATG ttcTCGACAGGCGTGTTGGCCGGTCTTTATGTTTTTGAAGGCTTCCCAATGTTGATGGTGGCGGTCGGCCTTTTCACTAACCTGGTCTACTTTGGCCTCCTGCAGACGTTCCCCTACATACTGCTGAGCTCCCCTAACTTCATCCTCTCATGCG TGTTGGTGGTGGTGAACCATTACATGGCCTTCCAGTACTTTGCACAAGAATATTATCCATTCTCAGAG GTATTGGCGTACTTCACCATCTGCCTGTGGGTGATCCCCTTCGCCTTTTTTGTGTCACTGTCAGCGGGGGAAAATGTTCTTCCATCCACCATGCAACAAGGAG acGATGTGGTGTCTAATTACTTCACCAAGGGCAAGAGGGGGAAGAGGTCCGGGATCCTCCTCATATTTTCTTTCCTCAAGGAGGCAGTGCTGCCCAGCCGACAGAAAATGTACTGA